From one Cyprinus carpio isolate SPL01 chromosome B3, ASM1834038v1, whole genome shotgun sequence genomic stretch:
- the LOC109054703 gene encoding uncharacterized protein LOC109054703 — translation MRNVLLFVFLILMHGVSATETDESESVTVMEGDSVALHTNLSELLNDDTILWMLGPKDSVISQIKRKHDLTSFFVTDDAGFSGRLQVDQKTGSLTVTNTRIKHSGQYKLTISREKTTTKTFNVTIIGVVVEMDGVKSVSVSVTEGDPVTLRIDAETHKDALMLWRFGDKGILLAKIDSETGEISLKSADERFRDRLQLNQNGSLTIKNSRSEHAGLYELQIRGRESSQRFLLSVNAVPDPGLSSGAIAGIFFGVLVPVLLLVAAALALIYYRHRISKLKKQVAVSGEEKKETVTEGDSPTLHTGLTEINANEMIEWCYEAEDNRIAEINGGTRRSSTFAGADGRFWSKLMLDDRTGDLTISNIRTIHAGLYKLNISNISGSTIKTKHKRFILTVKVESMSVKEGASVLLQTAAEIQTDDLIVWTSGAQNRLVVKSDSGKTMFGKRFRNRVNLNTMTGSLTITNIRLTDSGHFKLQIINSEQTTFKRYNVTVTDSTAEGVIEQTTVVTPLLNGEVTDGGNEQQATSPV, via the exons ATGAGGAACGTGTTgctctttgtgtttttaatattaatgcacG gtGTGTCTGCTACAGAGACGGATGAATCTGAGTCAGtgacagtgatggagggagattctgtcgcTCTGCACACTAACCTTTCTGAACTACTGAACGATGATACAATACTGTGGATGTTAGGACCTAAAGATTCTGTCATATCTCAAATAAAGAGAAAGCATGACTTGACCTCATTTTTTGTCACCGATGATGCTGGATTCAGTGGCAGATTGCAGGTGGATCAAAAGACTGGATCTCTCACCGTCACAAACACCAGAATCAAACACTCGGGACAATATAAACTCACCATCTCTAGAGAAAAGACTACGACAAAGACATTTAATGTGACTATCATTG GTGTGGTTGTTGAGATGGATGGAGTGAAATCAGTGTCAGTATCAGTGACAGAAGGAGATCCTGTCACTCTACGTATCGATGCTGAAACACACAAAGATGCTCTGATGCTGTGGAGGTTTGGAGATAAGGGAATCCTCCTCGCTAAAATCGATAGTGAAACAGGTGAAATCTCATTGAAGAgtgctgatgagagattcagagatcGACTGCAGCTGAATCAGAACGGATCTCTGACTATCAAGAACAGCAGGAGTGAACACGCTGGACTTTATGAGCTGCAGATCAGAGGCCGTGAGAGCTCACAGCGCTTCCTTCTTTCTGTCAATG CTGTCCCAGACCCAGGTCTTTCTTCAGGTGCTATAGCAGGAATCTTTTTTGGTGTTTTAGTTCCTGTTTTGCTGCTTGTGGCTGCAGCTTTGGCTCTGATTTACTATCGCCACAGGAtctctaaattaaaaaagcaagtGG CCGTGTCAGGTGAAGAGAAAAAAGAGAcagtgacggagggagattcTCCAACTCTACACACTGGCCTCACTGAAATAAATGCTAATGAAATGATAGAGTGGTGCTATGAAGCTGAAGACAATCGCATTGCTGAAATCAATGGAGGGACCAGAAGGTCATCTACATTTGCGGGTGCTGATGGGAGATTCTGGAGCAAACTGATGCTGGATGATAGAACTGGAGATCTCACTATCAGTAACATCAGAACCATTCACGCTGGACTCTATAAACTAAACATCAGCAACATCAGCGGGAGCAcaatcaaaaccaaacacaagAGATTCATTCTTACTGTCAAAG TGGAGTCgatgtcagtgaaggagggagctTCTGTCCTTCTCCAGACTGCTGCTGAGATTCAGACGGATGATCTCATAGTGTGGACGTCTGGAGCTCAAAACCGTCTCGTTGTTAAAAGTGATTCAGGAAAGACGATGTTTGGTAAGCGATTTAGAAACCGAGTGAATCTGAACACGATGACTGGATcgctgaccatcacaaacatcagacTCACGGACTCTggacattttaaactgcaaatcaTCAACAGCGAACAGACCACATTCAAAAGATACAATGTGACTGTCACTG ATTCCACAGCTGAAGGAGTGATTGAACAAACGACTGTAGTGACGCCGCTGTTGAATGGGGAAGTTACTGATGGAGGGAACGAGCAGCAGGCGACCAGTCCAGTTTGA
- the LOC109054701 gene encoding gastrula zinc finger protein XlCGF26.1-like, with the protein MFSKHLESFTSENMHSEQQEEQKPVKIEFTEEYREDTSDPDPFRVKHEDTEEEREVTEENEENEELSAVERQNHFRTGKKPLSCSQTKRKVLKKKIAKKSFTCTQCEKSLTCKYSLDVHMRLHTGEKPFKCSHCDKRFSLSGYLKRHERIHTGEKPYTCDQCGKSFAIKRSLTVHMRIHTGEKPFTCDQCGKSFTQSTNLNDHMNNHTGEKLHTCDQCGKSFMWASVLKKHLNVHTKEKPHSCYLCGKRFSCQQNLKEHQKIHTGVREYMCFECEKTFTFLKSLKQHERIHTGEKPYKCSHCDKRFNQSTNMKIHERFHTGEKPYTCDQCGKSFTQSASFKIHMNIHTGEKPYACHQCGKTFRQKGNLTSHMRVHTGEKLFICDQCGKSFANSAGLKDHMKIHTGEKPYACDQCGKTFMWASVLKNHLRVHTKEKPHSCYLCGKSFSRLQNLKVHQKIHTGVREFMCFDCEKTFTSAKCLKQHERIHTGEKPYKCSHCDKRFSDSGDLKRHERIHTGEKPYVCSHCDMRFSASGQLKRHERIHTGEKPYHCTACGKRFSQSSSLHNHTKNNHCK; encoded by the exons ATGTTTTCAAAGCATCTCgaatcatttacaagtgaaaacatgCATTCGGAGCAGCAGGAAGAACAGAAACCCGTAAAGATAGAGTTTACTGAAGAGTACAGAGAGGACACGAGTGATCCAGATCCCTTCAGAGTGAAGCATGAAGATACTGAAGAAGAaagag aggtgACTGAAGAAAACGAGGAGAATGAAGAATTGAGTGCAGTTGAGAGACAAAATCACTTCAGAACTGGGAAAAAACCTTTGAGTTGCTCTCAAACAAAACGgaaagttttaaagaaaaaaatagccaagaaatctttcacctgcactcagtgtgaaaagagtttgacatgcaaatatagtcttgatgttcacatgagactacatactggagagaaaccatttaagtgttcacactgtgacaaaagATTCAGTCTTTCTGGATACctgaaaagacatgagaggatccacactggagagaaaccgtacacatgtgatcagtgcgggaagagtttcgcAATAAAAAGAAGCCTTACGGTACAtatgagaattcatactggagagaaaccattcacttgtgatcagtgtggaaagagttttacacaatCAACAAACCTTAACGATCATATGAACaaccacactggagagaaactgcacACGTGTGATCAATGCGGCAAATCATTTATGTGGGCTTCAGTACTGAAGAAACACCTGAatgttcatacaaaggagaagccacattcatgttatttgtgtggaaagagattTTCATGTCAACAAAATTTGAAagaacatcagaaaatacatactggtgtgagagagtacatgtgctttgagtgtgaaaagactttcacttttttaaaaagtttaaaacagcatgagaggatccacactggagaaaaaccttacaagtgttcacactgtgacaagagattcaatcagtcaacaaacatgaaaattcatGAGAGgttccacactggagagaaaccgtacacttgtgatcagtgcgggaagagtttcacacagtcAGCAAGCTTTAAGatacacatgaacatccacactggagaaaaaccgtACGCATGTCATCAGTGTGGGAAGACTTTCAGACAAAAAGGAAACCTTACGTCACATATGAGAGTTCATACAGGAGAGAAACTGTTCatttgtgatcagtgcgggaagagttttgcAAACTCAGCTGGCCTTAAGGATCACATGAAGatccatactggagagaaaccttatgcATGTGATCAATGCGGCAAAACATTTATGTGGGCTTCAGTTCTGAAGAATCACCTGAGAGTTCATACCaaggagaagccacattcatgttatttgtgtggaaagagtttttcacggCTACAAAATTTAAAAGTACATCAGAAAATACACACGGGTGTGAGAGAGTTCATGTGTTTTGAttgtgaaaagacttttacttcagcaaagtgtttaaaacagcatgagaggattcacactggagagaaaccttacaagtgttcacactgtgacaagagattcagtgattcaggagacctgaaaagacatgagaggatccacactggagagaaaccgtatgtgtgttcacactgcGATATGAGATTCAGTGCTTCAGGACAGCTAAAAAGAcacgagaggattcacactggagagaaaccatatcactgcactgcatgtgggaagCGTTTCAGTCAATCATCTTCTCTACACAATCATACAAAAAACAATCACTGcaagtag